Proteins encoded in a region of the Candidatus Macondimonas diazotrophica genome:
- the xerD gene encoding site-specific tyrosine recombinase XerD, translating into MTDAARIEAFLARLWSERGVSVHTVAAYRRDLMMLSGWLARCGLDLASAGPAELQDYLADRLRQHASTRSIARQISAWRQFYGDASRHGQCGDPTTDLQSPRLPRRLPQVLSEADVDALLRAPALDTAIGLRDRAMLELLYATGVRVSELVGLVLGQIDLRVGWIRIQGKGRKERLVPMGEEALHWVARYLTEARPAFLPVRGGDALFPGRRGRPLTRQACWHRLRALGQVAGIRKRFSPHDLRHAFATHLLDHGADLRMVQLLLGHSDLSTTQIYTHVAQARLKALHAAHHPRG; encoded by the coding sequence ATGACCGATGCGGCGCGCATCGAAGCATTTCTCGCTCGTCTGTGGAGCGAGCGTGGCGTGTCCGTGCATACCGTTGCCGCCTATCGGCGCGATCTGATGATGCTTTCCGGATGGCTGGCGCGCTGTGGTCTGGATCTGGCTTCGGCAGGGCCTGCCGAGCTGCAGGATTATCTTGCGGATCGTTTGCGACAGCATGCCAGCACCCGCTCGATCGCGCGCCAGATTTCAGCGTGGCGACAGTTCTATGGCGATGCGTCCCGACATGGGCAATGTGGCGATCCCACGACCGATCTCCAATCACCTCGCCTGCCACGCCGGCTGCCGCAGGTTTTGAGCGAAGCGGATGTCGATGCGCTGCTGAGGGCGCCAGCGCTCGATACCGCCATTGGATTGCGCGATCGCGCCATGCTGGAATTGCTCTATGCCACCGGCGTTCGGGTGTCCGAGCTGGTGGGTTTGGTGCTCGGACAAATCGATCTGCGCGTGGGGTGGATCCGCATTCAAGGAAAGGGCCGCAAGGAGCGTCTGGTCCCGATGGGCGAAGAAGCATTGCACTGGGTGGCCCGCTACCTCACCGAGGCACGCCCCGCTTTCCTACCCGTTCGAGGTGGTGATGCCTTGTTCCCCGGACGGAGGGGCAGGCCACTGACCCGGCAAGCCTGCTGGCATCGGTTGCGTGCGCTGGGGCAGGTGGCCGGTATTCGCAAACGCTTTTCACCGCATGACTTGCGCCATGCATTCGCGACCCATCTGCTTGATCATGGGGCTGATCTGCGCATGGTGCAGCTGCTGCTGGGCCACAGCGACCTATCGACCACGCAGATTTATACCCATGTCGCCCAAGCGCGGTTGAAAGCCCTCCACGCGGCGCATCATCCGCGTGGATGA
- a CDS encoding OPT family oligopeptide transporter yields the protein MQSESLTIRSLVLGALLATLLGAANAYLGLYAGLTVSASIPAAVLGMGLLRMLGGAPAREVNLVQTAASSGEALAAGVIFTFPALLMIHYWSQVDPWSLTVIALGGGLLGILASIPLRRLLVNDAALPFPEGRATAEVVRLSEAPETASMRHLLAGALGAALFKVLQGGVGLWPGAWKGAAWWGGWMGAGGVALSPALLGVGLFVGIRTAGLIFAGGFLGWGIGIPLLARGELPPMGDPSGLAMDLWSTQIRYIGVGAMLIGGLWSLLVLVRPLAALMLSSSTDRSDGSDGGDLPSPVLGIMALMALGGLALASLGVVGSPTLAILLTVILALAGFLFSAVASYMAGLLGSSHNPVSGMTIATILLSALLLRLLMGVDAAGGAGAVLLVGAGVCCAAALAGDNIQDLKAGALLGATPWRQQTAQIVGVISGSLVMAPVLILLEQAYGFGPIDAAHPHALPAPQAGLMAALATGVFNGDLPWDMILMGIGCGAAVIVVDQILAWQGRGFRVPVLAVAVGIYLPIDLSAAILLGGILGAVIGAGANPQGPGLLRAAGWITGEALAGIALAAWVVSGGTKALDAPPGGNIAWVWGVIALFALTYPVLRSRRADSA from the coding sequence ATGCAGAGCGAGTCGCTGACCATCCGTTCCTTGGTGCTGGGTGCGCTGCTGGCCACGCTGTTGGGGGCTGCCAACGCCTATCTGGGACTGTATGCGGGCCTGACCGTATCTGCCTCGATTCCCGCGGCCGTGCTCGGTATGGGCCTATTGCGGATGCTGGGTGGCGCGCCGGCTCGGGAAGTCAATCTAGTGCAGACCGCTGCCTCATCTGGAGAAGCGTTGGCGGCAGGCGTGATCTTTACATTCCCCGCGTTGCTGATGATCCACTACTGGTCGCAGGTGGATCCATGGTCATTGACCGTGATTGCGTTGGGGGGCGGCTTGCTCGGCATTCTGGCCTCGATTCCACTGCGACGGCTGTTGGTCAACGATGCCGCCCTCCCGTTTCCGGAAGGGCGGGCGACGGCGGAGGTGGTGCGGCTCAGCGAGGCGCCGGAAACGGCATCGATGCGGCATCTGTTGGCCGGCGCGCTCGGCGCCGCGTTGTTCAAGGTGCTGCAAGGCGGTGTCGGGCTGTGGCCTGGCGCGTGGAAGGGCGCTGCATGGTGGGGCGGCTGGATGGGGGCTGGGGGTGTTGCGCTCTCGCCTGCCCTGTTAGGCGTTGGTCTGTTCGTTGGGATTCGCACGGCAGGGCTTATATTCGCCGGGGGTTTCCTGGGCTGGGGGATCGGGATTCCATTGCTGGCGCGGGGTGAGCTGCCCCCTATGGGGGATCCTTCGGGCCTTGCGATGGACTTATGGTCCACCCAAATTCGGTATATCGGGGTGGGCGCGATGCTCATCGGCGGCCTGTGGTCGTTGCTGGTACTCGTGAGGCCTTTGGCCGCATTGATGCTTTCATCATCGACGGATCGCAGCGACGGGTCCGATGGCGGGGATCTGCCGAGCCCAGTCCTCGGGATCATGGCGCTGATGGCGCTTGGGGGGCTCGCCCTGGCCAGCCTGGGCGTGGTCGGCAGCCCGACGCTCGCCATTCTGCTGACCGTGATTCTGGCCTTGGCTGGTTTTTTGTTTTCGGCGGTCGCGAGCTACATGGCCGGATTGCTTGGATCCTCTCACAACCCGGTGTCCGGAATGACCATCGCCACGATTCTGTTGTCGGCGTTGTTGTTGCGATTGCTGATGGGGGTCGACGCTGCAGGGGGCGCGGGGGCCGTGTTGCTCGTCGGCGCTGGCGTTTGTTGCGCGGCGGCACTCGCAGGCGACAACATTCAGGACCTGAAGGCGGGTGCGTTGCTCGGGGCGACGCCATGGCGTCAGCAGACCGCCCAGATTGTCGGCGTGATTTCTGGATCGCTGGTGATGGCGCCGGTGCTCATCTTGCTGGAGCAGGCCTATGGCTTCGGCCCGATCGATGCAGCCCATCCCCATGCCTTGCCGGCTCCTCAGGCTGGATTGATGGCGGCGTTGGCGACCGGCGTGTTCAACGGCGATCTGCCATGGGACATGATTCTAATGGGCATCGGCTGTGGCGCGGCGGTTATCGTCGTGGACCAGATTCTGGCGTGGCAGGGGAGAGGGTTCCGAGTACCGGTCCTTGCGGTGGCCGTCGGTATCTATCTGCCGATCGACTTATCCGCTGCCATTCTGCTTGGTGGGATATTGGGTGCCGTCATCGGCGCGGGCGCCAATCCACAGGGTCCGGGCTTGTTGCGTGCAGCCGGCTGGATTACGGGAGAGGCGCTGGCCGGGATCGCACTGGCCGCCTGGGTCGTCAGTGGTGGCACCAAGGCGCTCGATGCGCCACCGGGCGGAAATATCGCTTGGGTGTGGGGGGTGATCGCATTATTCGCGCTAACCTATCCCGTATTGCGATCACGCCGCGCAGATTCCGCATGA
- a CDS encoding transposase: MTSCDASFSLWRRQLGGMEMPDAKPPKTLEAENVKLKKMLIEAMLHIDVLKVVAPGIPDP, translated from the coding sequence ATGACTTCATGCGACGCATCATTTTCCCTGTGGCGCCGGCAGTTGGGCGGGATGGAGATGCCGGATGCGAAGCCCCCGAAGACGCTGGAGGCCGAAAACGTCAAGCTCAAGAAGATGCTGATCGAAGCCATGCTGCACATCGACGTGCTGAAGGTCGTTGCGCCGGGAATTCCAGATCCGTAG
- the mutL gene encoding DNA mismatch repair endonuclease MutL has translation MSIVRLPDALINQIAAGEVVARPASVVKELVENSLDAGARRIRIEVERGGIGLIRVTDDGAGMAPEELPLALERHATSKIRHLADLERIATLGFRGEALPSIAAVSRFSLTSRMAHSPHAWRVECHDGGLSEPIPAPHPPGTRVSVRDLFHNTPARRKFLRSERTEFDHLARTVLQLALAEPEAGLTLIHNGRTLWQLPPATEPVSVESRLAILLGEDFLRHALHVRHERAAIALSGWIAAPAFSRAQGDVQHLFVNGRWIRDKGLAHAVRHAYRDVLHHQRHPAYVLHLTLDPASVDVNVHPAKHEIRLRDARQTHDFLARSLQDALAAVRPGAEAGHVVTEIPMPTPALAPRQDPLPLKVAESAPRYASAIPKGGMAAAGWDVASPLAAAPAPASDGSMADRAARPDEQPLGFALGQLHGIYLLAQNAAGLVVVDIHAAHERILYERLKRAAADGGPASQSLLVPVEITLNITEADWVERWAPEWTAFGLLVDRTGPANVTLRALPAGLPMQDPVGLFRDLLADLMHQGRTDRVEAQHHALMASLACHGAVRAGRALTVPELDALLRDMERTERSGQCNHGRPTWVQLDRAALDRLFLRGR, from the coding sequence ATGTCGATTGTTCGCCTGCCTGATGCATTGATCAACCAGATCGCCGCCGGCGAGGTGGTGGCGCGCCCGGCTTCGGTCGTCAAGGAACTCGTCGAGAACAGCCTGGACGCCGGTGCGCGACGGATCCGCATCGAGGTGGAGCGTGGCGGAATCGGGTTGATCCGCGTTACCGATGACGGCGCGGGAATGGCGCCCGAGGAACTGCCCTTGGCACTGGAGCGCCATGCCACCAGCAAGATCCGACACCTTGCCGACCTCGAACGCATCGCCACGCTTGGCTTTCGCGGCGAAGCTCTGCCGAGCATTGCGGCCGTCTCGCGTTTCAGTCTGACGTCCCGCATGGCCCACAGTCCGCATGCCTGGCGGGTGGAGTGCCACGATGGCGGGCTGAGCGAACCGATTCCGGCGCCTCATCCGCCGGGAACCCGGGTCAGCGTTCGTGATCTGTTTCACAACACGCCGGCGCGACGCAAATTTCTGCGCAGCGAGCGGACCGAATTCGACCACCTGGCGCGCACCGTGTTGCAGCTGGCGCTGGCCGAGCCCGAAGCCGGACTGACGTTGATTCACAACGGGCGTACCCTTTGGCAGCTTCCACCGGCCACCGAGCCGGTGAGTGTGGAAAGCCGGCTTGCGATCCTGCTGGGTGAGGATTTCTTGCGTCATGCCCTGCATGTGCGTCATGAGCGTGCCGCCATCGCCCTCTCGGGCTGGATCGCCGCACCGGCGTTCTCGCGCGCCCAGGGCGATGTTCAGCATCTGTTTGTCAATGGCCGCTGGATCCGGGACAAGGGGCTAGCCCATGCGGTTCGCCATGCCTATCGCGATGTGCTTCATCATCAGCGGCATCCGGCCTATGTCCTGCATCTGACACTGGATCCGGCGTCGGTGGACGTGAATGTGCATCCGGCTAAGCATGAGATCCGCCTGCGGGATGCGCGCCAGACCCACGATTTCCTGGCCCGCAGTCTGCAAGATGCGCTGGCTGCGGTGCGCCCGGGCGCTGAGGCAGGCCATGTCGTAACCGAGATTCCCATGCCAACCCCAGCGCTGGCGCCGAGGCAGGATCCCTTGCCCCTGAAGGTGGCGGAGTCGGCGCCTCGTTACGCATCGGCCATACCGAAGGGCGGCATGGCAGCGGCTGGCTGGGATGTGGCGTCGCCCCTCGCGGCAGCGCCAGCACCCGCCAGCGACGGTTCGATGGCCGACCGGGCCGCCCGGCCCGATGAGCAACCGCTCGGGTTTGCCTTGGGGCAGCTCCATGGGATCTACCTGCTGGCACAGAATGCCGCCGGGCTGGTGGTGGTGGATATCCACGCGGCGCATGAACGCATTCTTTACGAGCGGCTCAAACGCGCCGCTGCTGATGGCGGGCCGGCATCCCAGTCCTTGCTCGTTCCGGTCGAAATCACCCTGAATATTACTGAAGCGGATTGGGTGGAGCGCTGGGCGCCAGAATGGACAGCCTTCGGGCTACTGGTCGATCGCACCGGCCCGGCGAACGTCACGCTGCGGGCCTTGCCCGCGGGCCTGCCGATGCAGGATCCGGTCGGGCTGTTCCGGGATCTGCTGGCTGATCTCATGCATCAGGGCCGAACCGATCGTGTAGAAGCGCAGCACCATGCACTCATGGCCTCCCTGGCGTGCCATGGTGCGGTGCGCGCAGGACGGGCGTTGACCGTGCCGGAGCTGGATGCACTGCTTCGCGACATGGAACGAACCGAGCGCTCGGGTCAATGCAATCATGGGCGTCCGACCTGGGTGCAGCTGGATCGCGCCGCGCTCGATCGTCTGTTTCTGCGTGGACGTTGA
- the zapE gene encoding cell division protein ZapE, translating into MLDLNPQYAANATPLSRYRTDQAEGGFLPDPAQEQILTRLEALHRELIATHPRSRLAHRYLRNLRPPRWPSVRGLYVWGGVGRGKTYLMDCFYDTLPFPEILRVHFHAFMSRVHQELAGHAGVRDPLRPIAESLARRARVICFDEFFVSDITDAMLLGTLFQHLFAQRLTLVATSNVPPHDLYRNGLQREKFLPAIALLEQHTDVVRIEDGEDFRLRTLQAAESYHVPPDAAGESMLARQFARLCPHAQQAARTVNILERDIPARALGTSAVWLDFDVICGPGRSQQDYLELATQFDALLISNIPILDQWQEDAARRLIHLVDVAYDHRMKLIVTAQANPAELYRGNRLTFEFARTASRLEEMGSAAYLAQAHRP; encoded by the coding sequence GTGTTGGATCTCAACCCTCAGTACGCTGCAAACGCCACACCACTGTCCCGGTACCGAACCGATCAGGCTGAAGGGGGATTCCTGCCAGACCCAGCGCAGGAGCAGATCCTCACCCGACTTGAAGCCCTCCATCGGGAACTGATTGCGACCCATCCACGCTCACGTCTCGCACACCGCTACCTCAGAAACTTGCGGCCGCCACGTTGGCCTTCGGTGCGGGGACTTTACGTGTGGGGAGGGGTTGGGCGCGGCAAGACCTACCTCATGGACTGCTTCTACGACACCCTGCCGTTCCCGGAAATCCTGCGTGTCCATTTTCATGCCTTCATGAGCCGCGTCCACCAGGAGCTGGCCGGGCATGCCGGGGTCCGCGACCCGCTGCGACCCATCGCAGAATCGCTGGCGCGCCGCGCCCGTGTGATTTGTTTCGATGAATTTTTCGTCTCCGACATCACCGATGCGATGCTGCTCGGCACACTGTTTCAGCACCTGTTCGCGCAGCGATTAACCCTGGTTGCAACGTCCAATGTGCCGCCGCACGATCTTTATCGGAACGGCCTGCAGCGGGAAAAGTTTCTGCCTGCAATCGCACTGCTAGAGCAGCATACCGACGTGGTCAGAATCGAGGATGGAGAAGACTTCCGACTGCGCACGCTTCAGGCTGCAGAAAGCTATCATGTCCCACCGGACGCAGCAGGAGAATCCATGCTGGCGCGGCAATTCGCCCGACTGTGTCCTCATGCTCAACAAGCCGCACGGACCGTCAACATCCTTGAACGGGACATCCCCGCTCGCGCCCTCGGAACAAGCGCCGTCTGGCTCGACTTCGACGTGATCTGCGGGCCGGGACGGAGTCAGCAAGACTATCTCGAACTCGCAACCCAATTCGATGCGTTGCTGATCAGTAATATCCCGATTCTGGATCAATGGCAGGAAGATGCTGCGCGACGGCTGATTCATTTGGTCGACGTTGCCTATGATCACCGCATGAAGCTCATCGTCACCGCGCAGGCTAATCCGGCCGAACTTTACCGGGGAAACCGGCTGACCTTCGAGTTCGCACGCACGGCAAGCCGCTTGGAGGAGATGGGGAGTGCAGCCTATCTCGCCCAGGCCCACAGGCCTTGA
- a CDS encoding NUDIX hydrolase, which yields MKFCPRCAQPVVRRIPEGDHLIRSVCESCNLVHYDNPRMIVGCVPVWEDRVLLCRRAIHPRRGYWTLPAGFLENGETTRQGAARETLEEANARVEIESFYRLFDLPHIHQIYVFFRARLLDLDFSPGAESLETRLFAEAQIPWDDLAFRTMKLTLEDYFKDRREGTYPPLDVNVDPGAR from the coding sequence ATGAAATTCTGTCCCCGTTGCGCCCAGCCGGTCGTTCGCAGGATTCCCGAAGGGGATCATCTGATTCGCTCTGTGTGCGAGTCCTGCAATCTGGTTCATTATGACAATCCGCGCATGATCGTCGGCTGTGTTCCCGTTTGGGAGGACCGGGTACTGCTGTGTCGCCGGGCCATTCATCCGCGACGTGGCTACTGGACGCTGCCGGCCGGCTTTCTCGAGAACGGCGAAACGACCCGTCAGGGTGCGGCGCGTGAAACGCTGGAAGAGGCAAATGCGCGCGTCGAGATCGAATCATTCTATCGCCTGTTCGACTTGCCGCACATTCATCAGATCTACGTGTTCTTCCGTGCGCGCCTGTTGGACCTCGACTTCTCGCCAGGCGCCGAATCACTCGAAACCAGGCTGTTCGCGGAAGCCCAAATACCTTGGGACGATCTAGCCTTTCGCACCATGAAGCTGACACTCGAAGACTACTTCAAGGATCGACGTGAAGGCACTTATCCGCCGCTCGATGTGAATGTCGACCCCGGAGCCCGTTAA
- a CDS encoding GGDEF domain-containing protein: protein MNSPLQGRGARVFLPIRELSWSAQRRQFWVRYFFLTLLVLYFLSLETVAPVLWGLDWVLIIAAVYAGVVLLMMIWARLQPISPWRVAVSLWLDYFILGLMVAHDPNPALPTAPVLLTVLFGHGLRFGPMALESVLGGSLLVFPAIMTLRALFGGIMPETATFLTLFLYAVLAMYGAMLIWRSERLRRRLERHSSSDELSGVRTRRALAEQAEVMFNMHSRSGRPLTLLLFEIPLPGVQSDRRERGSLSRRLLRTCGEVLRYGLRSYDLSGRQDDDRFVVLLPDTDAADGVIVGERLRQGLQRRLGQVWGGSVDVRVVQVQAPGDGGDYGRLLTDALARMNAGRAKSEAASTAPGLS from the coding sequence ATGAACAGCCCGCTGCAAGGCCGCGGCGCCCGAGTCTTTCTGCCGATCCGGGAGTTGTCCTGGTCCGCTCAGCGGCGTCAGTTCTGGGTGCGATACTTTTTCCTCACGCTGCTGGTGCTGTATTTCCTGAGTCTCGAGACCGTCGCCCCGGTTCTGTGGGGACTCGACTGGGTTCTGATCATCGCTGCGGTTTATGCCGGGGTGGTCTTGCTCATGATGATCTGGGCGCGGCTGCAGCCGATTTCGCCATGGCGGGTCGCCGTCAGCCTATGGTTGGACTATTTCATTCTGGGATTGATGGTGGCGCATGATCCCAATCCTGCGCTCCCCACCGCGCCGGTGTTGCTGACAGTGCTATTCGGCCACGGGCTCCGTTTCGGCCCCATGGCACTGGAGTCGGTATTGGGTGGAAGCCTGCTGGTTTTTCCAGCCATCATGACGCTCCGTGCGCTGTTCGGAGGCATCATGCCGGAAACAGCGACGTTCCTGACGCTTTTTCTTTATGCCGTGCTGGCGATGTATGGCGCTATGTTGATTTGGCGCAGCGAGCGGCTGCGACGACGCCTCGAGCGCCATAGTTCAAGTGACGAGTTAAGTGGGGTAAGAACCCGACGGGCGCTGGCCGAGCAGGCGGAGGTCATGTTTAACATGCATTCCCGGAGCGGCCGGCCGCTGACGCTGTTGTTGTTCGAGATCCCGCTTCCGGGCGTGCAATCCGACCGGCGCGAGCGTGGCAGCCTGTCGCGCCGGTTACTCCGGACGTGCGGTGAAGTCCTGCGATACGGCTTGCGCAGCTACGATCTGAGCGGCCGACAGGATGATGACCGTTTTGTGGTCCTGCTGCCGGACACTGACGCAGCAGATGGCGTGATCGTTGGCGAACGCTTGCGTCAGGGCCTGCAAAGGCGCCTGGGGCAGGTCTGGGGCGGCTCTGTGGACGTGCGGGTGGTGCAGGTCCAGGCACCTGGCGATGGTGGGGACTACGGCCGCCTGCTGACCGATGCTTTGGCCCGGATGAATGCCGGCAGGGCGAAAAGCGAGGCTGCGTCGACGGCTCCCGGTCTGTCATGA
- the fdxA gene encoding ferredoxin FdxA encodes MTYVVTENCIKCKYTDCVEVCPVDCFHEGPNMLVIDPEECIDCTLCEPECPAQAIFSEDDLSNEQAPFLALNAELSKEWPVLTEKKDPPPDAEEWDGKPGKKDLLER; translated from the coding sequence ATGACTTACGTCGTCACCGAGAACTGCATCAAATGCAAATACACCGATTGCGTGGAAGTCTGTCCGGTTGATTGCTTCCACGAAGGCCCCAACATGCTGGTCATCGACCCCGAGGAATGCATCGATTGCACGCTGTGCGAACCGGAATGCCCGGCCCAGGCGATCTTTTCGGAAGATGATCTCAGCAACGAGCAGGCGCCGTTCCTGGCCTTGAATGCCGAGCTGTCGAAAGAATGGCCTGTATTGACCGAGAAGAAGGATCCACCGCCCGATGCGGAGGAATGGGACGGAAAACCCGGCAAGAAAGACCTGCTGGAGCGTTGA
- a CDS encoding DNA-directed RNA polymerase subunit alpha, with protein sequence MQGFGADFLKPRLVDVQRLSSTHFKVVLEPLERGFGHTLGNALRRVLLSSMTGVAVVEAEIDGVLHEYSSIEGVQEDVIDILLNLKGIALRITDPAVSEVNLMLIKETPGPVTAGDIQLTHHVEIVNPDLVIAHLNEGARLKARLKVRKGRGYEPAQVRLGVHMEDDARPIGVLHLDASYSPVRRVSYTVESARVEQRTNLDKLVIELETNGVLDPEEAIRHAATILSDQLSSFVDLQSEQLEDKSLRSGDLNPILLRPIDDLELTVRSANCLKAENIFYIGDLIQRSEVELLKAPNLGKKSLTEIKQALAAHDLSLGMRLDNWPPADLQQRSAGVEAGA encoded by the coding sequence GATTTTTTGAAACCCCGCTTGGTTGATGTCCAACGGCTGTCGTCGACGCATTTCAAGGTCGTACTCGAACCTCTGGAGCGTGGCTTTGGGCACACTTTGGGGAATGCGCTGCGGCGTGTCCTGCTCTCCTCAATGACCGGGGTGGCGGTGGTCGAGGCGGAGATTGATGGCGTTCTGCACGAATACAGCAGTATCGAAGGTGTTCAGGAAGATGTCATTGATATTCTCTTGAATCTCAAGGGTATCGCTTTGCGCATCACGGATCCTGCGGTGAGTGAAGTCAATCTCATGCTCATCAAGGAAACGCCAGGACCGGTCACCGCCGGTGACATTCAGTTGACGCATCATGTCGAGATCGTCAATCCGGATCTGGTGATCGCCCATCTCAACGAAGGCGCGCGCCTCAAGGCGCGGCTGAAGGTTCGCAAGGGGCGCGGCTATGAGCCGGCACAGGTGCGACTGGGCGTTCATATGGAGGATGATGCACGGCCGATCGGCGTGCTTCACCTGGATGCCTCTTACAGTCCTGTCCGCCGTGTGTCCTATACGGTGGAAAGTGCCCGCGTCGAGCAACGGACCAATTTGGATAAGCTGGTGATCGAACTCGAGACGAACGGTGTGCTCGATCCGGAGGAAGCGATTCGTCATGCGGCGACGATTTTGAGTGACCAGTTGTCGTCTTTCGTCGATCTTCAGTCGGAGCAGCTCGAAGACAAGAGTCTGCGTAGCGGTGATCTCAATCCGATCCTGTTACGGCCGATCGATGATCTGGAATTGACGGTCCGCTCTGCCAATTGCCTAAAAGCCGAGAATATTTTCTATATCGGTGATCTGATTCAGCGCAGTGAAGTCGAGTTGCTCAAGGCGCCCAACCTGGGCAAGAAGTCCTTGACAGAAATCAAACAGGCGTTGGCAGCTCACGATTTGTCATTGGGTATGCGCTTGGATAATTGGCCGCCGGCGGACTTGCAACAACGCTCGGCCGGAGTCGAGGCTGGCGCTTGA
- the rplQ gene encoding 50S ribosomal protein L17 has translation MRHRNSGRQLSRNSAHRKALLRNMTVSLLKHELIQTTLPKAKELRRFAEPMITLGKEDGVSRRRLAFDRLRDRAVVTKLFNELGPRYRGRPGGYLRILKNGFRAGDNAPMAVVELVDRPQRGAEESPAE, from the coding sequence ATGCGACATCGTAATAGCGGTCGACAGCTTAGTCGGAACAGTGCGCATCGAAAGGCGCTTCTGCGGAATATGACAGTCTCGTTGCTGAAGCATGAACTGATTCAGACGACGCTGCCAAAAGCCAAGGAACTGCGACGATTTGCGGAACCCATGATCACCTTGGGCAAGGAAGATGGCGTGTCGCGTCGCCGTCTGGCATTCGATCGGCTTCGCGATCGCGCGGTGGTAACCAAGTTGTTCAACGAGCTTGGTCCGCGCTATCGGGGACGTCCTGGCGGCTATCTGCGGATCTTGAAGAACGGCTTCCGTGCCGGCGACAATGCGCCGATGGCGGTGGTCGAGCTGGTGGATCGCCCGCAACGGGGTGCCGAGGAATCGCCCGCGGAATAG
- a CDS encoding lysophospholipid acyltransferase family protein: MLPARTMLIPLKSRLSTLYNLWCWLWFLFVLTTFGLMILILPGLRLRQHIARLGMRFTWTLCRLRPTVSGLAHLPSGTAIVVANHVSYLDGLLLTGVLPAGYVFVAKHEMSQVPLASWLLRRLGIAFVNREKPAQGARDARSILRRAQQGTSFAFFPEGTIPRGGALGPFRLGAFLTAAELQCPVVPISLEGTERVMPDDHRWRVYHHPIRVRIHAPIHPKGRNRPDLAWLRDQARMRIARSLEAEASPHHAESARRDRNTG; encoded by the coding sequence ATGCTGCCGGCCCGCACCATGCTCATTCCCCTCAAATCCCGACTCAGCACGCTGTACAACCTGTGGTGCTGGCTCTGGTTCCTGTTTGTCTTAACCACGTTCGGGCTGATGATCCTCATTTTACCGGGATTGCGTCTTCGCCAGCACATCGCTCGGCTTGGCATGCGCTTCACCTGGACGCTGTGCCGCCTGCGACCCACCGTATCCGGCCTGGCACACCTGCCGTCAGGAACAGCGATCGTGGTCGCTAATCACGTTAGCTATCTGGATGGACTGCTGCTCACCGGCGTGCTGCCGGCCGGCTATGTATTCGTGGCCAAGCACGAGATGTCGCAAGTCCCCCTTGCGAGCTGGTTGTTGCGTCGACTGGGTATCGCCTTCGTCAATCGGGAGAAACCGGCCCAAGGCGCGCGTGACGCCCGCTCGATCCTGCGCCGGGCGCAACAGGGGACCTCGTTTGCGTTTTTTCCGGAGGGAACGATTCCCCGGGGTGGCGCTTTGGGACCGTTCCGGCTGGGCGCTTTTTTGACCGCCGCAGAATTACAGTGCCCGGTGGTCCCGATCAGCCTGGAAGGGACGGAGCGGGTCATGCCCGATGACCATCGCTGGCGCGTCTACCATCATCCGATACGGGTGCGCATCCACGCGCCGATCCATCCGAAGGGCCGTAATCGCCCCGACCTAGCGTGGCTGCGAGACCAAGCGCGCATGCGCATCGCGCGTAGTCTGGAAGCCGAAGCGTCACCGCATCATGCGGAATCTGCGCGGCGTGATCGCAATACGGGATAG